In a genomic window of Xenopus laevis strain J_2021 chromosome 5S, Xenopus_laevis_v10.1, whole genome shotgun sequence:
- the gmnc.S gene encoding geminin coiled-coil domain-containing protein 1 (The RefSeq protein has 1 substitution and aligns at 99% coverage compared to this genomic sequence), with the protein MNTILTCQDEYFAGGLGYDCPYFSSTSASTVDVSKETWVSLWASGLLDNRSSNHGPHTQGQLYNMGNSLQEDYLFGDQLSSQISANKQLQDTLLQKEEELSRLHEENNKLKEFLNSAFVKTLAEKTKKLLHQNGQSSFCTNPNSRVPFSSNSTPGSKAKRARRNLYGELTACEAQSSPVVEKWVLQTLGLKDVDTIDDSALANYSAMSLQPKQDSPSSGYSSAHLTPGHSQAATSCSLSPSQCSSASLPESETASPLSSPTYHTPDVAPNKTEVAFSTSLHPHCNVKTHSFPQGQAFVRRDTQGGWKFTWVPKQSE; encoded by the exons GAACACTATTCTAACTTGCCAAGACGAGTACTTTGCAGGGGGTCTGGGTTATGACTGCCCATACTTTTCTTCAACGTCAGCCTCCACTGTTGATGTTTCCAAGGAGACGTGGGTCTCTCTCTGGGCTTCTGGTCTCCTGGACAACAGATCAAGCAACCATGGCCCACACACTCAAG GGCAACTTTATAACATGGGGAACTCACTCCAAGAAGATTATCTGTTTGGTGACCAACTCTCTTCCCAGATATCCGCCAATAAGcag CTCCAGGACACCCTATTACAGAAGGAAGAGGAGCTGTCCAGACTTCACGAGGAGAATAACAAACTGAAGGAATTCCTGAACTCTGCCTTTGTGAAAACCTTAGCGGAAAATACCAAG AAATTACTACACCAGAATGGGCAGTCTTCCTTCTGCACCAACCCAAACAGCAGGGTACCATTCAGCAGCAATTCTACTCCTGGGAGTAAGGCCAAGAGGGCCAGAAGAAACCTGTATGGGGAACTCACTGCCTGTGAAGCCCAGTCCAGTCCAGTTGTAGAGAAGTGGGTTCTCCAAACCTTGGGACTGAAAGATGTTGATACAATTGACGATTCAGCGCTAGCTAACTACAGTGCCATGTCTCTGCAGCCAAAGCAAGACTCTCCCTCCTCTGGGTACAGTTCTGCCCACCTGACCCCTGGACACAGCCAAGCAGCCACCTCTTGTAGCCTCTCACCTTCCCAATGTAGCTCTGCATCACTGCCAGAAAGTGAGACTGCCAGCCCACTCTCTTCTCCCACCTACCACACCCCTGATGTGGCTCCAAATAAGACCGAGGTGGCTTTCTCCACATCTCTGCACCCTCACTGCAATGTGAAGACCCACAGCTTCCCCCAAGGACAAGCATTTGTGCGCAGGGATACGCAGGGAGGCTGGAAGTTCACTTGGGTGCCCAAGCAGTCTGAATGA